Genomic segment of Paenibacillus sp. FSL R5-0623:
TAAGCAATTCAAGCACCATAAGTGCGGCCGCTGCATTGTCACATTGATGTGAGCCCTGCATGCGTATGCGAACGTCCAGGTCACGAAACGGGCCTGTAAAATGAAAAGATTGTCCGTTCTCATTGCTGTCCAGTCTATGATAAGAGAATTGATCTCCAGCCAAATACACGCTTGATTGAAGCTGCTGTGCTTTCTCCTGAATCACCTTCACAGCTTCGGGTTGAGTCGCGCAAGTCACAACGGGTACTCCCGGCTTGATAATACCTGCCTTTTCTCCAGCAATCTGCTCAATCGTATCTCCAAGCACATCCGTATGATCCATACCAATGTTGGTGATGACGGACACAACAGGTGCGACAATATTCGTTACGTCCATCCTTCCCCCTAGCCCCGTCTCCCATACCACAACGTCAGGGTAACACTCCTCTGCATAGTACAGAAGCGCGAGAGCCGTGGATACCTCAAACATCGTGGGTGATCCAAGCGGAGTGGAGGCCATTTCCATGACCAGTGGATGTAATCGATTCGAGAGCTTAAGCAGGATTTCTTCAGGAATATCCTCACCGTTGTATTGAAAACGGTTTGTAAACTTGGTGATATAAGGCGACGTAAAAGTACCCACATCATATCCAGCCTGAAGAAGCACTGACGTCAAAAAAGCGCAAGTCGAACCTTTGCCGTTCGTTCCCGCGACATGAATAAATTTGAGACGTTGGTGTGGGTTGCCTAACATGGACATCAGACTCTCGATTCGTTCCAATCCAGGTCGGATGCCAAAAGGAATAAGGCCATTGATCCAGTCCACGGCCTCGTTATACGTAAGTAAAGGAGCTGCTGCATCTGTCCCGTCTAATTCCGTCATCTGATTCACCTTCGGTCCCGAGTTTGAGTGAAAAAAGCGGCCGGATGGCATAATGGCTCTCCATCCGACCCAAATATATTAACCTTTCAGTTCCTTGATTCGTGCAATCACTTTATCCCGTTTATCGGAATAATCGGCTTGCTTGGCGCGCTCTTCCTCAATAACTTTGGCAGGAGCTTTGGCTACAAAGCCTTCATTCGCCAGCTTTTTCTCTACACGGAGAACTTCGCCCTCAAGGTTCTCCAACTCTTTCTCCAAACGAGCCACTTCCTGCTCGATATCAATAAGACCTGCGAGCGGCAAGTATAGTTCTGCCCCCGTAATGATCGCAGTCATTGCCTTATCCGGTGAGTTTAAATCCAGCCCACTATCGAACTCGGACGTATTACAGAAACGTTTGATGTAGTGACTGTTACGCTCAATGATGCTGGACGTCTCAGGACTGTTTGCTTTGACCATCAACTCGATCTTTTTGCTCATCGGCACGTTCACTTCTGCACGAATGTTTCGCACTGCACGAATGGTATCCATCAGCAGGTTCATCTCGGCAACAGCCTCTGGGTTCTCCAGAGCAGGATCATATACTGGCCATGATGCCAGCGTAATGGTCTCACCTTCATGCGGCAGATGCTGCCAGATCTCTTCGGAGATGTATGGCATAAACGGATGAATCAGGCGCATGGTCTGATCAAGCACATAAGCAAGCACGGATTGTGTTTTCTTCTTGGCAACCGGATCTTCCCCATAGAAGGACAGCTTAGCAAACTCAATGTACCAGTCACACAGGTCATCCCAGATAAAGTTATACAACACACGACCCGTTTCCCCAAATTCATACGCTTCGATTAGACGCGTAATATCGCGGGAAGTTTCGTTCAGACGGTGCAAAATCCAATAATCCGCTGTACCAAGCTCTCCGCTAATGTCACGTTCCTCATAAGTGAATCCTTCCAGATTCATCAATGCAAAGCGCGAAGCATTCCAGATTTTGTTGGCAAAGTTACGAGCCTGCTCCACCCGTTCCCAACGGAAACGCAGATCCTGACCTGGCGTGCTGCTGGTTGAGATCATGTAACGCATTGCATCTGCGCCGTATTTCTCAATCACATCCAGCGGATCTACACCGTTGCCCAGTGATTTGGACATTTTACGTCCATCTGCATCACGAACAAGACCATGCATCAGCACATCCTTGAACGGAATCTCATCCGTGAATTCCAATGCAGTGAAAATCATACGTGCAACCCAGAAATATATGATGTCATACCCTGTCACAAGTACACTTGTTGGATAATAACGTTGCAGATCTTCCGTATCTTCCGGCCAGCCTAGTGTGGAGAATGGCCATAAGCCGGAGCTAAACCAAGTATCGAGTACGTCTTCGTCCTGTCTGAGCTTGCGTCCAGCATACTCTGGCAGCGTTGTTGGATCTTCAGCAGATACGATGATTTCACCTGTTTCTTCATCATACCAAGCAGGTATGCGATGTCCCCACCACAGTTGACGGGAAATACACCAGTCCCGAACGTTTTCGATCCAGTTCAGATAGGTTTTCTCAAAACGGTCTGGAACAAAATTAACCCCTTCGCCGCTCTGTTGTTTCTTGATCGCTCTCTCTGCAAGTGGCTTCATCTCAACGAACCACTGTGTAGAAAGATACGGCTCAACAACAGCTCCGGTACGTTCACTGTGTCCAACCTGATGCGTGTGATCCTCAATATTGATCAATACGCCCTGCTCTTTCAAGTCAGCAACAATCTGCTTGCGGCAGTCACTGCGATCCAGTCCCTGATACTTGCCAGCCTCAGCATTCATTGTTCCGCTCTCATCCATTACAGTAATTTGAGGCAGATCATGACGAAGACCTACTTCAAAGTCATTCGGATCATGTGCAGGCGTGATTTTAACTGCACCACTTCCGAACTCTTTATCCACATAATCATCAGCGATAATTGGAATTTCGCGTCCAATGATTGGCAGTACAAGTACTTTACCAATCATATCTGCATAACGCTCATCCTTCGGATGAACAGCAACCGCTGTATCACCCAGCATCGTTTCAGGACGCGTTGTTGCCACGGTAACGTAGCCACTTCCGTCTTTGAGCGGGTAACGCAGATGGTACAAGTGACCCTGAACCTCTTTATATTCAACCTCAATGTCGGACAGAGCTGTCCGGTTCACCGGGTCCCAGTTAATGATACGTTTGCCTCGGTAAATAAGGCCTTTTTCATACAGTTGAACAAATACTTTGCGAACCGCTTGGGACAGACCTTCATCCAGCGTAAAACGTTCACGTGAGTAGTCAAGCGACAATCCCATTTTGCCCCATTGCTGACGAATGGTAGTGGCATATTGATCTTTCCAGTCCCATACTTTCTCCAGGAACTTCTCACGTCCCAGATCATAACGAGTCAGACCTTCTTCACGCAGCTTCTGCTCCACTTTGGTTTGGGTAGCAATACCTGCATGGTCGGAACCCGGAAGCCACAGTGCATCATAACCTTGCATCCGTTTGGTGCGGATCAGAATATCCTGCAGTGTAAAATCGAGCGCATGCCCAATGTGTAGCATCCCGGTCACATTCGGGGGTGGAATTACAATCGTATACGGCTCGGCATCTTTACGTTGACCGGCTTTGAAATATCCACGCTCCATCCAGGTGGAGTACCATTTATCCTCTGCCGCCTTAGGATCGTAAGTGGTCGGCATTTCTGTTGCAGCTGATTTTTTTTCCTCAGACATGTGTCATTCCTCCGTTACTTCATCATCTTCGCCAAAAAAAACAAAAAAAACCTTTCATCCATCAAAGGACGAAAGGTTAGCTTTCGCGGTACCACCTTTGTTTCACGCCGACAGCAAGATAGACTTCACCCTCTGTACATGACGTGACACTTCAAGCAGATAACGGCTGCTACCGGCCCATCCTACCTCAGAAACAAATGACGATAGATCTCATTCATCCCTTGTATTCAAACAGGCAACTCCCGGGCGACTTCGATCAGTTGGTTCCTGCGGAATCTCACAGCGTTGCAATTCCACTCTCTGAAAGGTCATACTGTCTACTACTCCCGTTCCACGTTGTTCTTCAAAAAACCTACACACATCATACCTTGCTCGTGCGCGATAGTCAACCTGACAACAGCGGATAAAGAGCGCTGGAATGCAGGTTTAGGACGAATCATGCAAAAACCCGCAATCCTCAAGGGGATCACGGGTCGTAACGAAGGCTTTAACTGCGGATTAAGGGATGTACAATATCTGACCTTCTTCCACAACCTGCTCAGATAATCGGTTATACAACTGAAGTTCCCTCGTGCTCAATTGATAACGATCTGCAATGGCATCCAGTGTATCTTCTCGCTGAACAATGCACAGTTTCACCTTGCGGAATGGGGTCTGGTCCACGATTGTTCCCAGGAACAGGTTCTTCCATTCCACATCATCAGCTGGATACGTTTCTTCCTGTACCACACCCGCAGGAACCTCATCACCTCGCTCCACTTCAGCATCGCGTGCAGCTCTGCCAGAGGATAACAAGGAAGAGATACCTACGCCCTCTTCTTGCCGGGGTGCGGATTCTTTTTTGCTGCCAAAAGCAACCTTCAGCTCCGGCTTGTCTTCCGTCTCAGCCACAGGTTCAGGAACAAATGCTTCGTTCTGTACGAACTCGTCTACCCCAGTCGCTTCAAAAGACGGTCGGTCTTCCTCCGCGTTGTCTGGTTCGGACGAAGCAAATACACCTTGCCAGTTCTCCGCCTGTGATTCGCCCGGGACATCGGCAACTGCCTGATTCTCCTGCTGAGGTACAGATCTCGCTGATTCGAAGTGCCATACCTCTGGTGCGTCCGGTACATCCCGTGCTGCCAACTCATTAGATGATTGAGCAGTAGGCTCTGAGACTGCTTGATCTGCACTTCTCGAGTTGGCAGGCAATACATCCGCGGAAGGCTCGGACCAACCCGAAGACTCGTCTTCCAGAGGCAGCAATGGTTCCGACTCAGGGTAAGAAGCTAACCGATCAGCGGTCTCAGCCATAAAAGACGAGATCGGAGAAGGTTCGCTATATTGCTCATTAGATGCCAATTCATCTGTATTCGCCGTTAGAGATGCGGGATCTTCGTTTGCATCAGGTTGTCTGTTTTCGTTAGCGTACTCCGCACTTTGCTCCTCGGATTGAAGTGGCTCGGCCAATGACGAATTCGCATATTCCTGCTGCGATTCTTCGCTATTCCCCAACGTCTCTTCCCTTGTGGACAGGTCAGCGAATTCAGGAGCACCATATGCAAGTTCTGCTGCATTCGCAAGTCTCTCTTCCTCACTCCGCTGGAGCAGGTACTCCTGTGCAAATATGTTGGGGTCGCTACCTGTCTGTGCTGCTTCATCGGAACGGTTGGTTTGCTGAGCATCAGGCGAATGAACAACTGTAAACTCATCTGCTGACCACACTTGTGGCTCTTCAACAGGAAAACCTTCGATGCCTCGCAGCGACAATACGCCTGTAATGTTCAGACTGCGATTGGATAACAGATCCACGTCAAAATTTTCGATCTCGATAGAAATATCCTCAATCGATCTGACCCGGTTCAGCGGCACTGTGATCTCCACGGGAATGAAATGTTTGAGCTCCTCTGAAGCCTCATTTTCTCCTCTGTACGCACCTGTAAGTAAAAGATGCCCTCTTAACGTGGCATGATCATCCTGCCCTATGACTTGAATGCGCGGGTATAGTTCAATCTCCTCCAATTCCTCAATCGCAGGGACTCCCTCAGACAAATGAACGCGCTCATAAATATCGAACCGCAAACCATAAGGTTGATTCAACAAAGGTGGCGTCCTCCTTTCGGCATATGTTCACCATGATCCTTCTCATGGGACTGATCCATGGTCCAAATCCTTCGTTACCCCATCTATATGCCTTGAATGAGGGGAGCATGCCACCTTTTGAAAAACCTTGTTATATTAAGCGAAATAGAGAATGTTGCACCTAGCCACTTCGATGACAGAACAACCTTCCGATCGCTGTTATCCCCAGATTTTTTTCATTCCTTTTTATAAAGGGAAAATCCGGGGATAGCTTATGCTTCCGAAGCAGCTTTCTTTCAGAAAGCTTTTAGGCGAACATTCCGCTTTTTTACGTTATTTCTGTCCTCTCCGTTCTCGTGTAACCAGTTAGTCGAACTTATATAGTGTATTAATAATTTTGACGCTCACGCTCTGCCAATTGTGTGAAATCGGGCGGCCAAGGATCATTCACTTCAATCATAGCTCCGGTTAAAGGATGACTAAACTTAAGCATCTCTCCGTGAAGTGCTTGTCGCCCAATGACATCCGCTCTACCTCCATACAACGCATCACCAATAAGCGGGTGTCCCGCGTAGCTCAGGTGTACACGAATTTGGTGTGTACGTCCTGTATCCAGCTTTAATCGTACAAGGGTTGCTCGTTCCCATACTTCGACGATCTCCACATGAGTAACCGCTTCCTGTCCACCTTCGGAGACACGCCTGCGCTGTTTGTGATGTCTGTCCTTGCCAATCGGAGCATCAATTTTGTGGAGTTCAAGGGGGATTTGTCCACCTGCAATGGCTACATAATGGCGGCCAATCTCTTTGCGTCGCATCGCTTCATCCAGTTTGGCGAGGGCAAAAGCATTTTTGGCATACAGAACAGGTCCGGTTGTATCCTCATCCAGTCGATGAACATGGCGTACGTTCGCCTGTATTCCGTTCATTTCATAATAGGAGGCAACCACGTGATCCAGCGTGATGGCCTGATCGGAACGGCTTCCATCCGGATGCAGTTTCATGCCTGCCGGTTTGTGCATAACCAGACAGAAATCATCCTCATACAATACATCCACATCAGCCCAGCGTGGCTCAACATCGATTGGCTGGGACGCAAAAAGGGCCAGCCGAAGCCGGTCCCCTGCAAGTTGTATTCCTCGGTTTGCTTTCAGCTGACGAAGCAGTTTCTCCGGAAACTGAAGTTCAGACAATAACCATTGCTCTGCAGCCATCGGTTTGTCCGAACTGCCTGTTACGGCTTTTCCTGGCATTAGCTCAAGCCATTCCCCGCGGCGTTTCCAACTCTTGATGGTCATAACGATTGAAGAGCTTTACGATTCGCCTCGATCGTATCGTCAATATCCTGCTCTGTGTGCACACCAGAGACAAACATGCCTTCGTATTGCGAAGGCGCAACACTCACACCTTGATCAATCATGGCCGCAAAATAACGACGGAATTGATCCAGATTGCTTTCTTTGGCAATGTCATAATTGGTTACGGGAACGGCACTAAAGAATGGACAAACCATGGAACCCACACGGTTAATGGTTATCGCAATACCCGTCTCAGCTGCATTTTTCTCGAATCCGGCTTGCAGACGTGCAGACAATGTCTCCAGACGGTCATAGACCTCTGGTGTTAACAATTTGAGCGTGGTATATCCTGCTGCCATAGCCAGCGGATTCCCACTAAGTGTACCTGCCTGATAGATCGGTCCGGTAGGAGCAATCTGTTCCATCAGATCCCGACGGCCACCATAAGCACCAACCGGGAGTCCGCCACCGATAACTTTACCCAGACAAGTCAGGTCAGGTGTAACCCCATACCGTCCCTGAGCACAGTTCAACCCTACGCGGAAACCGGTCATGACTTCGTCAAAAATAAGCAGGCTGCCATATTGGGTCGTTAAACTGCGCAGGCCTTCAAGGAAACCGGAAGCCGGAGGAACAACCCCCATGTTACCTGCTACAGGCTCCACAATAACAGCGGCCAGTTCTTCACCATAACGTTCAAAAGCAAGCTTAACGGACTCCAGATCGTTGTAAGGTACCGTAATTGTATTCACAGCTACACCTTCAGGTACACCTGGACTATCCGGTAGACCCAGTGTTGCGACACCTGAACCCGCCTTGATCAGCAAGCTGTCCGCATGTCCATGATATGATCCTTCAAACTTCAGAATTTTACTGCGTCCGGTTACCCCGCGTGCCAGTCGAATGGCACTCATGGTTGCTTCCGTGCCGGAATTAACCATCCGCACGATATCGATAGAAGGTACACGCTCACAGACCAGTTTAGCCATCTCGGTCTCCAGCAAGGTAGGCGCACCAAAGCTTGTTCCTTTGAGGGCTGTCTCACGCAAAGCTTCTACAACGTCAGGGTGTGCATGTCCCATAATTAGTGGGCCCCACGATCCCACATAGTCAATAAAAACATTGCCATCAATATCGTAGATTTTGGACCCTTCGCCGCGTTCTGCATAGATCGGAGTAAGTCCCACCGATTTGAATGCGCGTACAGGGCTGTTCACACCCCCGGGTATGTACTGCTTCGCTTCCTCAAACGCGCTGCGTGAGCGCTCATCATTGCGTCGATTACCTTGTTGTGCAGTCATGAATATCCTCCTTAATATAATTTATTTTATTTCTCAGCCAACCAGCGTGAAGCGTCTTTTCCGTAGTAGGTAATGATCATATCTGCACCTGCGCGTTTCATGCTGAGCAGGATTTCCATGGCAACTTTTTTCTCATCGATCCAGCCTTGAATCGCCGCCGCCTTTACCATGGCATACTCGCCACTTACATTATAGGCAACAAGCGGAAGATCAAATTGATCCTTGATGGTGCGCATAACATCTAGATAGGAAAGGGATGGTTTTACCATCAACATGTCCGCTCCTTCGAGCACATCCGTCTCTGCTTCACGCAAGGCTTCACGCGCGTTCGCCGGGTCCATCTGATAGGACTTACGGTCTCCGAATTGTGGTGTGGAATCTGCTGCTTCACGGAATGGACCATAAAATGCGGATGCATATTTAACAGAGTAGGACATGATCGGAATGTGACTGAATCCATTCTCATCCAGCCCGGCGCGGATCGCTTGTACAAATCCATCCATCATGTTGGATGGTGCAATAATGTCCGCTCCTGCTTTGGCTTGAGACACTGCCGTTTGCACGAGTAGATCCAGTGATTCATCATTTAACACATCTCCGCAGATGTGGCCGTCAATCTCCACGGTGTGTACCATACCGCAGTGACCGTGATCCGTGAATTCACACAGACAAGTATCCGCAACAACCAGCAATTCCGGGTACCAGGATTTGATCAATCTCGTCGCTTCCTGCACAATGCCATCTTCAGCGAAGCCAGATGAACCCACACTGTCCTTCGTCTCCGGAATACCGAACAATAACACGGCTGGAATTCCCAGCTCGGCAATTTCCGTTACTTCCTCCTGAAGCCGATCCAGCGAAAAGCGGAATACGCCAGGCATGGATTTAATTTCAGATTTTACATTTTCTCCATACGTCACATAGATTGGTTGAATAAAGTCGTCCACGGTTAGATGGGTCTCTCTGACCAAATTGCGAATACCTGTGGATTGGCGTAAACGGCGATGCCGTACAATTGGAAAACTCATACGAGTAAAACCTCCCTGAAAGTTAAATAGAGCAAAAAGGGAAGCGCGCTGGTATCCTATCGAATTCAGCACGCTTCATATGTTGACATGATTACATGTGTATTAATTTCGAAGAGCGCCTTCTTTGGTGCCAGTCCGTTTCCAGTCGCATAGCACTGTGATCAAGCTATCCATCGTTGCTTCCTCTGCCATCAGTGTAACCTTTAGTCCAGCGGCCTCTGCCGTCTTCGCTGTAACAGGTCCGATACACGCAACCTCTACATCTTTCATTAAAGGCAATGGATCTTGCAACCCCATACGTTTCAACATACTCATGAAGTTGGTAACCGTCGATGAACTTGTAAAGGTCACCGCATGAATACCACCTTCTTCAAGTAACTTAAGCAATTCGTCATCATCCTCACCAGCGAGGATCGTATCGTAGATGATGGCTTCGGTGACCTGAAGCCCTCGTTCTCTCAACTGGTCACGCAACCACGTACGTGCAAGATCACCGTGCGGAAGCAGTACTCTCTGACCTTCCTTCAGTTCACTTTCAAAAGTCTCAAGCATGCCTTCGGCCTGGAAAGGACCTTTGACAACCTCTGCAACGATGCCATGTTTGCGTAAAGCGTCTGCTGTGGAAGGTCCTACGGCAGCAATTCTTGCTTGATGAATCGAGCGAATATCCTTGCCTTCCTGTTCCAGGTGGCGGAAGAAAAACTCCACGCCGTTCACACTTGTGAAAAACACCCAGTCATAGGTATTTAAAGCACTGAAGGCGTCTTCGACACTTTGCTGCGCAGATTCACTGGACGGCATGACCGTCTCAATAACCGGAAACTCATACGGTTCGCCGCCGAGTTCCTCAATGCGATTCACCAGTTCACTCGCCTGACTGCGAGCACGGGTTACCAGAATTCGTTTGCCAAACAGCGGAAGAGCTTCTGCCCATTTCAATTGTTCCCTTTGATTGACGACATCCCCCACCACAATAACAGCTGGCGGTTGGAAATTGGCTGCGATCACTTTCGCTTCTATATCTTCAAGGGTACCTATAAGGGTATCCTGTTCCGCTCGTGTTCCCCAACGAATCAGAGCTACCGGTGTTTGCGCTGGACGACCATGACGAATCAATTGTTCGCTGATATATCCAATTTTGGCAACCCCCATCATAAATACAAGTGTGCCCGTTGCATTCGTCACTTTATCCCAATGGATACTGCGATCAAGCTTGTCCGGACTCTCATGCCCCGTAATAATAGAGATGGAAGATGCATAGTCACGGTGAGTGACGGGAATTCCGGCATACGCAGGTACACTTATTGCAGCGGTAACCCCAGGTACAATCTCAAACGGAATTCCGTTTTTGTGCAGCAAACCCGCCTCTTCGCCTACACGTCCAAAGATCGTCGGGTCGCCACCCTTAAGTCGAACTACAACCTTGCCCTCAAGCGCCAGATCCACCAACAGTTGATTGATCTCTTCCTGTTTCATCGTATGCCGATCCGGGCGCTTGCCCACGTAAATCTTGACTGCGCCGGGTTTCATTTGTTTCAACAATCTCGGACTTGCCAAACGATCGTAGACTACAGCATCGGCTTTACCGATGGATTCCCACCCTTTTACCGTAATCAGCTTTGCATCCCCAGGACCTGCCCCTACCAAAAAGACCTTTCCCACCATGTCTTCATCCCCTAACTTCTGCCAGTATCTGCTCTGCTCCCCGTTCGATCAATCTCCAAGCCACTTCTTCACCCAGACGAACCGGGTCCTTGCCGATCAGAGCTTCCTTAAGAATCAGTCCACCATCCGGCGTGCCGACCATACCTGTTAATTGTAACGTGTTTTCACCATTCAGGGAATCTGCATCTTGCTGAGGTACCCATACCGCATGAGCACCAATCGGAACCTGGCAGCCCCCATTTAATACACTGAGAAAACGGCGTTCCGCCTGTACAGGAAATGCTGTCTCCGGATCATTATACAGCTGCAGCAAGTGCAACAGTTCCTCATCGTCTTCACGACATTCGATACCAAGCGCGCCTTGACCTACTGCCGGAAGGCAAGCTGTTTCCGTCAGGTACTCCGTGATTCGGTCTTCCCATCCCATACGGTACAATCCTGCAGCCGCCAGAATAATCGCATCGAACCCTTCGGTCTCCAGCTTCCGCAGGCGGGAATCAATATTGCCGCGTATCGATTCCAATTGCAAATCTGGACGATAGGCCTTTAATTGGCTCGACCGGCGCAGACTGCTTGTTCCGACTCTAGCTCCTTCTGGCAGTTGATCCAGAGTAAGCCCACCATTGGAGATCAGCGCATCCCGTGGATCTGCACGACGAGGTATAGCCCCATTCGTTAATCCTTCGGGTAACTCGGAAGGCATATCTTTCATACTATGAACAGCCATATCAATCGTACGATCAATCATCGCCTGTTCAATCTCTTTGACAAACAAACCTTTGCCTCCCACTTTTGACAACGTTACATCCAGAATGAGATCTCCTTTGGTAACAATCTTATGTACTTCAAAGTCAAAAGCTAATCCTTCCCGCTCACAAATATCGCGTAAATCCTGAATGACATGGCCTGTCTGGGTTAGCGCAAGCGCGCTCTGTCTACTTCCAACTTTAATTGTACGCATATCTACACTTCCTCCTGATTACGGGATATCCAGTCCCCGATTTCTTCTTCGGTCCACCACCGAAAATGGCCTGTACGAATATCTTCTAATATGTGCATTTCAGTTAACTGCCGAAGCAACGTACTTCTGAGACTTGAAGATGACACGCGTGACTTCACCTCGGTCCTCATCTGGTGCAAAAACTCAAGGTACGTCTCATACTCATCACCGAACTGTCGTTCGAGTGTGGCACGTATCTCCGCAGCTGCTGCCGGTCCCGCTCCTGCTGTGGATATCGCTATGCTTAATCTCCCACGCCTGACCACGCTTGGCGTAATAAAGCTGCTGTGCTCCGAAGACATTGCGTCATTCACCAATATGCCCACAGCC
This window contains:
- the hemC gene encoding hydroxymethylbilane synthase; the protein is MRTIKVGSRQSALALTQTGHVIQDLRDICEREGLAFDFEVHKIVTKGDLILDVTLSKVGGKGLFVKEIEQAMIDRTIDMAVHSMKDMPSELPEGLTNGAIPRRADPRDALISNGGLTLDQLPEGARVGTSSLRRSSQLKAYRPDLQLESIRGNIDSRLRKLETEGFDAIILAAAGLYRMGWEDRITEYLTETACLPAVGQGALGIECREDDEELLHLLQLYNDPETAFPVQAERRFLSVLNGGCQVPIGAHAVWVPQQDADSLNGENTLQLTGMVGTPDGGLILKEALIGKDPVRLGEEVAWRLIERGAEQILAEVRG
- the cobA gene encoding uroporphyrinogen-III C-methyltransferase, whose translation is MVGKVFLVGAGPGDAKLITVKGWESIGKADAVVYDRLASPRLLKQMKPGAVKIYVGKRPDRHTMKQEEINQLLVDLALEGKVVVRLKGGDPTIFGRVGEEAGLLHKNGIPFEIVPGVTAAISVPAYAGIPVTHRDYASSISIITGHESPDKLDRSIHWDKVTNATGTLVFMMGVAKIGYISEQLIRHGRPAQTPVALIRWGTRAEQDTLIGTLEDIEAKVIAANFQPPAVIVVGDVVNQREQLKWAEALPLFGKRILVTRARSQASELVNRIEELGGEPYEFPVIETVMPSSESAQQSVEDAFSALNTYDWVFFTSVNGVEFFFRHLEQEGKDIRSIHQARIAAVGPSTADALRKHGIVAEVVKGPFQAEGMLETFESELKEGQRVLLPHGDLARTWLRDQLRERGLQVTEAIIYDTILAGEDDDELLKLLEEGGIHAVTFTSSSTVTNFMSMLKRMGLQDPLPLMKDVEVACIGPVTAKTAEAAGLKVTLMAEEATMDSLITVLCDWKRTGTKEGALRN
- a CDS encoding bifunctional precorrin-2 dehydrogenase/sirohydrochlorin ferrochelatase; the protein is MDRYTPIFVNTSGKKCCVVGGGRVAERKIKGLLHAEAQITVISPELTPVLQQLHHESRIQWIDRSYRNGDLRGAFLVYAATDHSEVNSTVVRDAEAVGILVNDAMSSEHSSFITPSVVRRGRLSIAISTAGAGPAAAAEIRATLERQFGDEYETYLEFLHQMRTEVKSRVSSSSLRSTLLRQLTEMHILEDIRTGHFRWWTEEEIGDWISRNQEEV